One genomic segment of Arachis duranensis cultivar V14167 chromosome 4, aradu.V14167.gnm2.J7QH, whole genome shotgun sequence includes these proteins:
- the LOC107483311 gene encoding uncharacterized protein LOC107483311 — MSENVGSGTGSSLPSIPRPTPAISRRKNATENRSDIGWKHGIDVQGNGKKVKCNYCSKTINGGIYRFKHHLVGTKEDSEPCASVPEEVKAVMLKVCVEDKEASLKKRRFGDDEDYPEQTKNEKDNSQQKGKDIRNFVTKEKGAQVQSTINQIMKKDLKKQCDQQCAIFFYTSTIPFNVTKNSEFLKFCEMVGRYRIGYKPPSYHELRETQLKKATTNVDEMLTEFKAEWKRTDTSDISKITDKVVKMLEDAEEFVDEENVVQIVTDNDVNYKAAGEKMMKTRKNLYWTPCATHCIDLILENFKKKLKVHETTMKKGRKIITFIYSRSMLISMLRNFTKGKDLVRPGATRFATAYLTLTCLHDNKGPLMTMFTSDDWKTTKVASTPEGIRVQNIALDSRLWKNIVICLKTTAPLITVLRS, encoded by the exons atgtcTGAGAATGTTGGTTCAGGGACAGGGTCTTCGCTTCCTAGTATTCCTAGACCAACACCTGCTATTTCTAGGAGAAAAAATGCAACTGAAAATAGAAGTGATATAGGATGGAAACATGGGATTGATGTTCAAGGAAATGGTAAAAAAGTGAAGTGTAATTATTGCTCAAAGACTATAAACGGAGGAATTTATAGATTCAAGCATCATCTTGTCGGTACTAAAGAGGATTCAGAGCCTTGTGCTTCAGTACCTGAAGAAGTTAAGGCTGTGATGTTGAAAGTCTGTGTGGAGGATAAAGAAGCAtcattgaaaaagagaagattcGGTGATGATGAGGATTATCctgaacaaacaaaaaatgagaAGGACAATTCTCAACAAAAGGGGAAAGATATTCGCAACTTTGTCACAAAAGAAAAAGGGGCTCAAGTTCAATcaacaataaatcaaataatgaaGAAGGATCTAAAGAAACAATGTGATCAACAATGTGCCATATTTTTCTATACAAGTACAATTCCTTTTAATGTTACTAAGAATTCTGAGTTTTTAAAGTTTTGTGAGATGGTTGGAAGATATAGAATTGGCTACAAACCCCCTTCTTACCATGAGTTAAGAGAAAcccaattaaagaaagcaacgACCAATGTTGATGAAATGCTTACTGAGTTTAAGGCAGAGTGGAAGAGAACTG ACACTTCTGACATATCAAAAATAACGGATAAAGTTGTCAAAATGCTAGAAGATGCTGAAGAATTTGTTGACGAAGAGAATGTAGTCCAAATTGTTACAGATAATGATGTTAATTATAAGGCTGCTGGAGAAAAAATGATGAAGACTAGAAAAAATTTGTACTGGACACCATGTGCTACACACTGCATTGATTTGATATTGgagaattttaaaaagaagctAAAGGTGCATGAAACAACcatgaaaaagggaagaaaaatcATCACTTTTATCTACTCCCGGAGTATGCTCATTAGCATGTTGAGAAATTTTACAAAAGGAAAGGACTTAGTTCGGCCAGGTGCCACAAGATTCGCCACTGCCTATTTGACTCTCACTTGTCTTCATGATAATAAAGGACCGTTGATGACTATGTTTACTTCTGATGATTGGAAGACAACTAAAGTTGCATCAACGCCTGAAGGAATAAGAGTCCAAAACATAGCCTTGGATAGTAGGCTATGGAAGAATATTGTCATATGCCTCAAGACTACTGCTCCTCTCATTACAGTCCTTCGGTCTTAA